The Planctomycetaceae bacterium genome has a segment encoding these proteins:
- a CDS encoding KamA family radical SAM protein yields the protein MSIFPTAHAPQPRDLNNENDDFVGRNDASGIRRPMRLDPTADEAATQDALAREASGLLRGAAAAENIAAAREMISANIARIYNECASASRGAASHELIRSRDCARALSDMLTERAEQRGGFSLAGALWDVAADRPRPDLEEGFFAEMIHLVRGLECRAPFRFLVESHEPSQHQGRQAALERSDQLDGIWSVVETKMARYAHGLTPDAIGRREQRRRDILKALGGTESDWHDWKWQTARVIDNVSLLAATVPLTAQEHAAATAAHEAAIPFAVTPYYASLIDETPGADRALRAQVLPPLDYIEEMQRRGDDVREACDFMRETDTSPIDLVTRRYPAIAILKPYNTCPQLCVYCQRNWELKPAMAPGALADEATLNAAIDWIGQHPAIREVLITGGDPLAMPDERLRWILEKVAALDSVDMIRIGSRVPVTMPMRITDNLADMLGSFRRQGARDVALMTHVEHPYEITPDLAAAVNRLKRAGLGVYNQQVFTFYVSRRFETALLRLMLRRIGIDPYYTFAPKAKPETFSYRLPLARLLQERKEEARLLPGLCRTDEPVINLPGLGKNYLRATQHHDLLTVLPDGSRVYEMHPWEKNIVECNEYVLKDMPILDYLRRLKAIGEDPGDYDSIWYYF from the coding sequence ATGTCTATTTTTCCCACGGCCCATGCGCCGCAACCGCGCGACCTGAATAACGAGAATGATGATTTCGTCGGTCGCAATGATGCGTCCGGAATCCGCCGCCCCATGCGCCTTGACCCGACCGCCGACGAGGCGGCCACGCAGGACGCTCTGGCGCGCGAGGCGTCCGGGCTGCTCCGCGGCGCCGCGGCGGCAGAGAACATCGCCGCGGCGCGCGAGATGATCTCGGCCAACATCGCCCGCATTTACAATGAGTGCGCCTCGGCTTCTCGCGGGGCGGCCTCGCATGAACTGATCCGCTCGCGCGACTGCGCGAGGGCTCTGTCGGACATGCTCACCGAGCGCGCCGAGCAGCGCGGCGGGTTCAGCCTCGCCGGCGCCTTGTGGGACGTGGCGGCCGACAGGCCCCGGCCGGACCTCGAGGAAGGCTTTTTCGCCGAGATGATCCACCTCGTCCGCGGGCTGGAGTGTCGCGCGCCCTTCCGGTTCCTCGTCGAATCGCACGAACCCTCGCAGCACCAGGGGCGCCAAGCCGCCCTCGAACGCAGCGACCAGCTCGACGGAATATGGTCGGTCGTCGAGACGAAGATGGCGCGGTACGCCCACGGACTGACCCCCGACGCCATCGGGCGCAGAGAGCAGCGCCGTCGCGACATCCTCAAGGCTCTCGGTGGCACCGAAAGCGACTGGCACGACTGGAAATGGCAGACCGCCCGCGTCATCGACAACGTCTCCCTCCTGGCCGCCACCGTACCCCTGACGGCGCAGGAGCACGCCGCCGCCACCGCCGCCCATGAGGCCGCCATCCCCTTCGCCGTCACGCCGTACTATGCCTCGCTGATCGACGAAACGCCCGGGGCCGACCGGGCCCTGCGCGCCCAGGTCCTGCCGCCGCTGGACTACATCGAGGAAATGCAGCGGCGCGGCGACGACGTGCGCGAGGCGTGCGACTTCATGCGCGAGACCGACACCTCCCCCATCGACCTGGTCACGCGGCGATACCCCGCCATCGCCATCCTCAAGCCTTACAACACCTGCCCGCAATTGTGCGTCTACTGCCAGCGCAACTGGGAACTCAAGCCCGCCATGGCGCCCGGCGCCCTGGCCGACGAAGCCACCCTCAACGCGGCGATCGACTGGATCGGGCAACATCCCGCCATCCGAGAGGTGCTTATCACCGGCGGCGACCCGCTGGCCATGCCCGATGAACGCCTCCGCTGGATCCTGGAGAAAGTCGCCGCGCTCGACAGCGTCGACATGATCCGCATCGGCTCGCGCGTCCCGGTCACCATGCCCATGCGCATCACCGACAACCTGGCCGACATGCTCGGAAGCTTCCGCCGCCAGGGCGCTCGCGACGTGGCGCTCATGACGCACGTCGAACACCCTTACGAGATCACGCCGGACCTCGCCGCGGCCGTCAACCGCCTCAAACGCGCGGGCCTGGGCGTGTACAACCAGCAGGTCTTCACGTTCTACGTGTCGCGCCGATTCGAGACGGCGCTGCTGCGACTGATGCTTCGCCGCATCGGGATCGACCCGTACTACACCTTCGCCCCCAAGGCCAAGCCCGAGACGTTCAGCTATCGCCTGCCGCTGGCGCGCCTCCTGCAGGAGCGCAAAGAAGAGGCGCGTCTGCTGCCGGGCCTCTGCCGCACTGATGAACCGGTGATCAACCTTCCGGGCCTGGGCAAGAACTATCTGCGGGCGACCCAGCATCACGATCTGCTGACGGTCCTGCCTGACGGGTCGCGCGTCTACGAGATGCACCCGTGGGAAAAGAACATCGTCGAGTGCAACGAGTACGTCCTGAAGGACATGCCGATCCTCGACTACCTGCGCCGGCTGAAGGCCATCGGCGAAGACCCCGGCGACTACGACAGCATCTGGTATTACTTCTGA
- a CDS encoding von Willebrand factor type A domain-containing protein — MMNIDDPKLTAYALGELDEHEAARIESQLKDDPAAAAAVESIRALAGQLTAELAGEKGDGLTSQHVATIDKRASPFISRRWRLFKIFAACGTAAAAAAMILVFVWVASTHRKVEPNVVAAYSSYLAQGLMAKRNERYDGSNLGLVGDIRAATQPWNREAYDQIVENPFTKVMDHPLSTFSIDVDTASYANLRRMLNAGQLPPKAAVRIEEMVNYFDYSYAGPKDDVPFAAVMDITSCPWAPKHRLARVAIKAKEIKAAERPAGNFVFLLDVSGSMNEPNKLPLVKASMQMLVRELNKQDRIAMVVYAGASGLVLDSTPCDRKEDILAAIERLSAGGSTNGGAGIELAYKVAAANFIKGGINRVILCTDGDFNVGTTDQGSLTDLITAKAKTGVFLSVLGFGMGNLQDSTLEKLADKGNGNYGYIDTLSEARKLFVKQIGGTLVTVAKDVKIQVEFNPAKVAGYRLIGYENRMLRKEDFNDDKKDAGEIGAGHTVTALYELIPAGDQVPASNVDDLKYSRPAQVTEAAASGETLTLKLRYKAPDGDTSKLLSFAIKDEGKDFPKADADMQFAAAVASFGMLLRDSQYKGAYTLDAVLELARAVKGPDAEGYRAEFIKLVEMAKSLKK; from the coding sequence ATGATGAATATCGATGATCCCAAACTGACCGCATACGCCCTGGGCGAGCTTGACGAGCACGAGGCCGCCCGGATCGAGTCGCAGCTAAAAGACGACCCCGCCGCCGCGGCGGCTGTCGAAAGCATTCGCGCCCTGGCAGGGCAACTGACGGCCGAGTTGGCGGGCGAGAAGGGCGACGGGCTGACATCGCAGCACGTGGCCACGATTGACAAGAGGGCCTCGCCGTTTATTTCGCGACGGTGGCGCCTCTTCAAGATCTTTGCCGCATGCGGCACAGCAGCCGCGGCAGCGGCGATGATTCTCGTGTTCGTGTGGGTAGCCAGCACTCACAGAAAAGTGGAACCAAACGTTGTGGCGGCGTACAGCAGTTACCTCGCCCAGGGTCTAATGGCGAAGCGGAACGAACGATATGACGGTAGTAACTTGGGACTCGTGGGGGACATCCGCGCCGCCACGCAGCCGTGGAACCGCGAGGCGTACGATCAGATCGTTGAGAATCCATTCACGAAGGTGATGGATCATCCGCTGAGCACGTTCTCGATCGATGTCGACACGGCCAGCTATGCCAACTTGCGGCGGATGCTCAATGCCGGGCAGTTGCCGCCCAAGGCCGCGGTGCGCATCGAGGAGATGGTCAACTACTTCGACTACTCCTACGCCGGGCCCAAGGACGACGTGCCGTTTGCGGCTGTGATGGATATCACCTCCTGCCCGTGGGCGCCCAAGCACCGCCTGGCTCGCGTCGCGATCAAGGCCAAGGAAATCAAGGCGGCCGAGCGGCCGGCGGGGAACTTCGTCTTCCTGCTGGATGTCTCGGGCTCGATGAACGAGCCCAACAAGCTGCCGCTGGTGAAGGCTTCCATGCAGATGCTCGTGCGCGAGCTCAACAAGCAGGACCGTATCGCGATGGTCGTCTACGCCGGGGCCAGCGGGCTGGTGCTCGACTCGACGCCGTGCGACCGCAAGGAAGACATCCTGGCGGCCATCGAGCGGCTGTCGGCTGGCGGGAGCACCAACGGCGGGGCGGGGATCGAGCTGGCGTACAAGGTGGCGGCCGCGAATTTCATCAAGGGCGGGATCAACCGCGTGATTCTCTGCACCGACGGCGACTTCAACGTCGGCACGACCGACCAGGGCAGCCTGACGGACCTGATCACCGCCAAGGCCAAGACCGGCGTGTTCCTGAGCGTGCTGGGCTTCGGCATGGGCAACCTGCAGGACTCGACGCTGGAGAAGCTGGCTGACAAGGGCAACGGCAACTACGGGTACATCGACACGCTGAGCGAGGCCCGCAAGCTGTTCGTCAAGCAGATCGGCGGCACGCTGGTGACGGTGGCCAAGGATGTGAAGATCCAGGTCGAGTTCAACCCGGCCAAGGTCGCGGGCTATCGGCTGATCGGCTACGAGAACCGGATGCTCCGCAAGGAAGACTTCAACGATGACAAAAAAGACGCCGGCGAAATCGGCGCCGGGCATACGGTGACGGCGCTGTACGAGCTGATCCCGGCAGGGGATCAGGTGCCGGCCTCGAACGTGGACGATCTCAAGTACAGCCGCCCGGCCCAGGTCACCGAGGCGGCCGCCAGCGGCGAGACGCTGACGCTCAAGCTTCGGTACAAAGCCCCCGACGGCGATACGAGCAAGCTGCTGAGCTTCGCGATCAAGGATGAAGGCAAGGACTTCCCCAAGGCCGACGCCGACATGCAGTTTGCGGCCGCGGTCGCGTCGTTCGGAATGCTTCTGCGCGACTCGCAGTACAAAGGCGCGTACACGCTCGATGCGGTGCTGGAGTTGGCCCGGGCCGTCAAGGGTCCCGACGCCGAAGGATATCGCGCCGAGTTCATCAAGCTGGTGGAGATGGCCAAGTCGCTGAAGAAGTGA
- a CDS encoding sigma-70 family RNA polymerase sigma factor translates to MNDKDLARAELIRRALERYERPLVRYAQRITGDLDRARDVVQETFLKLWQGRAPDEAALATWLFTVCRNAALSVRRKEKRMSHLETNADFSPGESPGPAAAVQQQEDLGRASAAMATLPARQQEILRLKFQEGFSYKQIAEITSLSASNVGFLIHTGIKRIQEIMQA, encoded by the coding sequence ATGAACGACAAAGATCTTGCACGTGCTGAACTGATCCGCCGGGCCCTGGAGCGGTACGAAAGGCCGCTGGTGCGTTATGCCCAGCGCATCACCGGCGACCTTGACCGGGCCCGCGATGTCGTTCAGGAAACCTTCCTCAAGCTCTGGCAGGGCCGCGCACCGGACGAGGCGGCCTTGGCGACGTGGCTGTTTACCGTCTGCCGCAACGCGGCGCTGAGCGTCAGACGCAAGGAGAAACGCATGAGTCATCTGGAAACCAATGCTGATTTCAGCCCGGGCGAATCGCCCGGCCCGGCAGCCGCGGTGCAGCAGCAGGAAGATCTCGGCCGAGCCTCGGCGGCGATGGCCACGCTGCCGGCTCGCCAGCAGGAGATATTGCGTCTGAAGTTCCAGGAAGGCTTCAGCTACAAGCAGATCGCCGAGATCACGAGCCTGTCGGCGTCCAACGTGGGCTTCCTGATTCACACGGGCATCAAACGCATCCAGGAAATCATGCAGGCGTGA
- the murI gene encoding glutamate racemase — MSDVSFPTRGAPIGVFDSGLGGLTVVRELAAALPGESIVYLGDTARVPYGIKSLETVRRFAREDAAFLMGFAPKMIVVACNTASAAAIDLLESTCPVPVVDVVRPGAAAACAACTGAIGVIGTEATIASGAYVRAIAAVDPTREVHSRPCPLLVPIVEEGRSEDDPIVLHVLADYLRDLQRIRPAALILGCTHYPLLSGAIAKLMGPQVAIVNSARATAVRVRETLAAMGMLSESSAGTLRCFTTDNAPRFAVLAGSFAGRPIEGVEQVSPDELEKGPLGRT; from the coding sequence GTGTCCGATGTATCCTTCCCAACACGCGGCGCCCCGATCGGGGTCTTTGACAGCGGCCTGGGCGGCTTGACGGTCGTGCGCGAGCTGGCCGCGGCCTTGCCGGGCGAGTCTATCGTTTACCTGGGCGACACCGCCCGCGTTCCGTATGGCATCAAGTCGCTCGAGACCGTCCGGCGGTTCGCGCGCGAAGACGCGGCGTTTCTGATGGGCTTTGCGCCCAAGATGATCGTCGTGGCGTGCAACACCGCCTCGGCTGCCGCTATCGACCTGCTCGAGAGTACCTGCCCCGTTCCGGTGGTGGATGTGGTTCGCCCCGGCGCGGCGGCGGCGTGTGCGGCCTGCACCGGCGCCATCGGCGTCATCGGCACCGAGGCCACCATCGCCTCCGGCGCGTATGTGCGCGCGATCGCGGCGGTGGACCCCACCCGCGAGGTTCACTCGCGCCCCTGCCCGCTGCTGGTGCCTATCGTCGAGGAAGGGCGCAGCGAAGACGACCCCATCGTCCTGCACGTGCTGGCCGACTACCTCCGCGACCTGCAGCGCATCCGACCGGCCGCCCTGATCCTCGGCTGCACGCATTACCCGCTGCTGTCGGGCGCTATAGCCAAGCTGATGGGTCCGCAAGTGGCGATCGTCAATTCGGCCCGCGCCACCGCCGTCCGCGTGCGGGAGACGCTGGCGGCGATGGGCATGCTTTCCGAAAGTTCCGCCGGAACGCTGCGGTGCTTCACCACCGACAACGCCCCGCGTTTTGCCGTCCTGGCGGGCTCCTTCGCCGGTCGACCGATCGAAGGCGTCGAGCAGGTCAGCCCCGACGAACTCGAAAAAGGACCGCTCGGCCGCACATGA
- a CDS encoding HEAT repeat domain-containing protein, translating to MKYLAVILVLAATFLMGGCKGDNKPMSLDDMIKKMKRPSPTEAVAMAFDPDDPDRARQGIAELARHDWGLQEPHLKGYATILRVHPNPTVRCAAVRALGKAADPKYAPDMIKAMEDSSIAVRWDAAIALGQLAWPDAEKPLRTHALKADEDPDVRGACAAALGSYFTKTSMLALIQCLGDEDAAVSHRARKSLTNITGGVDMGPEPAGWRGLENFVVLQPPEKPRPWYDAAGMFSSEEELPPTDVTPLPPPPATRPATRPASRRVY from the coding sequence ATGAAATACCTGGCTGTCATCCTGGTGCTGGCCGCGACGTTCCTGATGGGCGGATGCAAGGGCGACAACAAGCCCATGTCGCTGGACGACATGATCAAGAAGATGAAGCGTCCCAGCCCGACCGAGGCCGTCGCCATGGCGTTCGACCCCGACGACCCGGACCGCGCCCGCCAGGGCATCGCCGAGTTGGCCCGCCACGACTGGGGACTGCAGGAGCCCCACCTCAAGGGCTACGCCACGATTTTGCGGGTACACCCTAACCCGACCGTTCGCTGCGCCGCCGTGCGGGCGTTGGGCAAGGCCGCCGATCCCAAGTATGCACCCGACATGATCAAGGCGATGGAAGACTCCTCCATCGCCGTGCGTTGGGACGCCGCCATCGCCCTGGGGCAACTGGCCTGGCCCGACGCCGAGAAGCCCCTGCGAACCCACGCCCTCAAGGCCGACGAAGATCCCGACGTCCGCGGCGCCTGTGCCGCGGCCCTGGGCAGCTACTTCACCAAGACCTCGATGCTGGCGCTGATCCAATGCCTGGGCGACGAAGACGCGGCCGTCAGCCACCGCGCCCGAAAGTCGCTGACCAACATCACCGGCGGAGTGGATATGGGCCCCGAGCCGGCGGGCTGGCGCGGGCTGGAGAACTTCGTCGTTCTCCAACCGCCCGAAAAACCTCGCCCCTGGTACGATGCGGCAGGGATGTTCAGCAGCGAAGAAGAACTGCCCCCCACCGACGTGACTCCCCTGCCCCCTCCCCCCGCCACGCGCCCGGCGACCCGCCCGGCGTCCAGGCGGGTGTATTAG
- a CDS encoding alcohol dehydrogenase catalytic domain-containing protein — protein sequence MLALCYDKTVTLRSDYPAPAPEAGEVLLAVRLAGVCKTDLEIVKGYMGFAGVMGHECVATVARGPADWLGRRVAVEINCPCGRCDLCRRGLGNHCPMRGVLGIAKRDGVFAELVAVPEANLHAIPDSVSDDAAVFVEPLAAAMQIFEQVHIDAGQRCVILGDGRLGQLTARAFRSRGLDALLVGKHETKLALARGAGVRTAQVAQAFQPVGHSLERLCHEFSPAADADVVVDATGSAAGFDLAMRAVRPRGVIVLKSTFAAEGGMNLAPLVINEVTVVGSRCGPFDKAIAALAEGSVRVEDLISARLPLSRAAEALALAARPDMMKVLIDVDSR from the coding sequence ATGCTCGCACTGTGCTATGACAAGACGGTAACGCTCCGCAGCGACTACCCGGCCCCCGCTCCGGAGGCGGGAGAGGTTCTGCTGGCTGTCCGCCTCGCGGGGGTGTGCAAGACCGACCTGGAGATCGTTAAAGGCTACATGGGCTTCGCCGGCGTGATGGGGCACGAGTGCGTCGCCACCGTCGCACGCGGACCGGCGGACTGGCTCGGCCGGCGCGTCGCGGTCGAGATCAACTGCCCGTGCGGACGCTGCGATCTGTGCCGGCGCGGCCTGGGCAACCACTGCCCCATGCGCGGCGTGCTGGGCATCGCCAAACGGGACGGCGTCTTCGCCGAGCTCGTAGCCGTGCCCGAAGCTAACCTGCACGCGATACCCGACAGCGTCAGCGACGACGCCGCCGTCTTCGTCGAGCCGCTGGCGGCCGCGATGCAGATCTTCGAGCAAGTACACATCGACGCCGGCCAGCGCTGCGTGATCCTGGGCGACGGGCGATTAGGGCAACTGACGGCGCGGGCGTTCAGGTCGCGCGGGCTTGACGCGCTGCTGGTGGGCAAGCACGAAACCAAGCTCGCCCTGGCGCGCGGGGCGGGCGTACGGACAGCGCAGGTGGCACAGGCTTTCCAGCCTGTGGGACACAGCCTGGAAAGGCTGTGCCACGAGTTCTCACCCGCCGCCGACGCCGACGTGGTCGTCGACGCCACGGGTTCTGCGGCCGGGTTCGATCTGGCGATGCGCGCCGTGCGCCCGCGCGGCGTCATCGTGCTCAAGAGCACCTTCGCGGCCGAGGGCGGCATGAACCTCGCCCCGCTGGTGATTAACGAGGTGACGGTGGTGGGCAGCCGCTGCGGGCCTTTCGACAAAGCCATCGCCGCCCTGGCCGAGGGCAGCGTGCGGGTGGAAGATCTGATTTCCGCCCGCCTGCCGCTCTCGCGCGCGGCCGAGGCGCTCGCCCTGGCCGCACGACCGGACATGATGAAGGTTCTGATCGATGTCGATTCACGCTGA
- a CDS encoding DUF3352 domain-containing protein, with translation MYSRGTILLLVLVLAVPAAAQAPLADRLPAESLAYMGWAGATDAFNASAPGQLLGEPALADLLASLHKSALENLSRKEGESFKLAWEMGRLAWRHPAALTVTALKAAGGEPQPQMAILVDLGKDRAAFSVQFDALINAHLPPMQDAQEGAVAYKTVDAPPGPISTGYMGDTFFFAIGKDIVKQLLAVKPESSLASNARFAGAVKQVTGADVLTISFVDLPAIVKAVDSFIPAPASESAPAAGATPAAGPMKKFVAALGLGRTQLLVSCTRVLKPGLYTRTRIISPAPHQGLLGVLAAAPLKADALADVPADADIAVAANISLLALWREMLGLVQAVPDAPLTAESIKAMVQASINLAVEEDLLATLGDSWTMTSAPSLGGFLTGTVVWADVKDSPRLQQSLDSLCSRFLAAPTTQPARRSRGPQLMVSNAGNVKYIGFAPDVVPVAPAWTIQNNRLYMALFPQVVAAAMQKPAASLAENPKFLQYRRLVSPKASMISYVECPRILQEVYPLILTLGTAGANEAAGEGINLRPGMLPSLLTMQKYVSPAISALSSDEGGVTTEDYCTLPMGNVLSSVLNMAMQFGFTASKPVRYAEPIHVDPQVFPQE, from the coding sequence ATGTACAGTCGTGGGACGATTCTATTACTGGTTCTGGTTCTTGCCGTCCCGGCGGCCGCTCAGGCGCCGCTGGCCGACCGCCTGCCTGCCGAGTCGCTGGCCTACATGGGCTGGGCCGGCGCCACCGACGCCTTCAACGCCTCGGCGCCGGGGCAACTGCTCGGCGAGCCGGCCCTGGCCGACCTGCTGGCGTCGCTGCACAAAAGTGCGCTGGAGAATCTCAGCCGAAAGGAGGGCGAGTCCTTCAAGCTGGCCTGGGAGATGGGGCGCCTGGCGTGGCGACACCCGGCGGCCCTGACCGTAACGGCCCTCAAGGCCGCCGGCGGCGAGCCGCAGCCGCAGATGGCGATCCTGGTAGACCTGGGCAAGGACCGCGCCGCGTTCAGCGTACAGTTCGACGCGTTGATCAACGCGCACCTGCCGCCCATGCAGGATGCGCAGGAAGGCGCGGTGGCGTACAAGACCGTCGACGCGCCGCCGGGCCCCATCAGCACCGGCTACATGGGCGACACGTTCTTCTTCGCGATCGGCAAAGACATCGTCAAGCAGTTGCTGGCGGTCAAGCCGGAATCGAGCCTGGCTTCCAACGCCAGGTTCGCCGGCGCGGTCAAGCAGGTCACCGGGGCCGACGTGCTGACAATCAGCTTTGTGGATCTTCCGGCGATTGTCAAAGCGGTCGATTCTTTCATCCCCGCCCCGGCCAGCGAATCCGCCCCCGCCGCCGGCGCAACGCCCGCCGCCGGACCGATGAAGAAGTTCGTCGCCGCGCTGGGCCTGGGCAGGACCCAGCTCCTGGTCTCCTGCACCCGCGTTCTCAAGCCCGGCCTGTACACCCGGACGCGGATCATCTCCCCGGCCCCGCATCAGGGTCTGCTGGGGGTGCTGGCCGCGGCTCCGCTCAAGGCCGATGCCCTGGCCGATGTCCCCGCCGACGCCGACATTGCCGTCGCGGCGAACATTTCCCTTCTGGCGCTCTGGCGCGAAATGCTGGGGCTCGTCCAGGCCGTGCCCGACGCGCCGCTGACGGCCGAAAGCATCAAAGCCATGGTCCAGGCCTCGATCAACCTGGCGGTTGAGGAGGACCTGCTGGCGACCTTGGGCGATAGCTGGACGATGACCAGCGCGCCGTCGCTGGGCGGATTCCTCACCGGCACGGTCGTCTGGGCCGATGTCAAGGACAGCCCCAGGCTCCAGCAGTCGCTCGACAGCCTCTGCTCGCGGTTCCTGGCCGCCCCGACCACCCAACCCGCCCGGCGCAGCAGAGGCCCGCAGTTGATGGTCAGCAACGCCGGCAACGTCAAGTACATTGGCTTTGCCCCCGACGTCGTGCCGGTAGCCCCGGCGTGGACCATCCAGAACAACCGCCTCTACATGGCGCTGTTCCCGCAGGTCGTCGCCGCGGCGATGCAGAAGCCGGCCGCCTCGCTGGCGGAGAACCCCAAGTTCCTGCAGTACCGCCGCCTGGTTTCGCCCAAGGCCTCGATGATCAGCTACGTCGAGTGCCCCCGGATTCTTCAGGAAGTCTACCCGCTGATCCTGACGCTGGGCACGGCGGGCGCAAATGAAGCCGCCGGCGAGGGCATCAACCTGCGCCCGGGCATGCTGCCTTCGCTGCTGACGATGCAGAAATACGTTTCGCCCGCGATCTCGGCGCTGTCCAGCGACGAAGGCGGCGTCACCACCGAAGACTACTGCACCCTGCCGATGGGCAATGTCCTGTCCAGCGTGCTGAACATGGCGATGCAGTTTGGGTTCACGGCAAGCAAACCAGTACGCTACGCCGAACCAATACACGTCGACCCGCAGGTCTTCCCCCAAGAGTAG